In Herbinix luporum, a single window of DNA contains:
- a CDS encoding methyl-accepting chemotaxis protein, whose amino-acid sequence MKSIRQKIALYASLLVILPILLTIIVNVFIIARNYEKELEENNMIFVDSIANHISDFVSEAYSLTEQVALNINSDPKNQEKTLMNLYNKHTYFELLYIQDSKGMQTAKTSGQLRNISNRWWFVKAKDEQAPFVSKSYYSIATNMPVSTIAIPIYDDNEQFAGVMAADIKLDELQKHIQKYSDDSKYAFIVDGEGVVIAHPKTEQLSELYNYKTMKKTVLKLDEEQNEVTEELDIKVPEALKNIVEKALKGENGFDTYTDINGDKVISAYQTITLPGSSDNWAIITVQNKTEAMDLVYGMQKINGLMGLISIIISFIIIFFATGKISDPIKKSANYLAIIAQGDFTIDVDKTLMSKKDELGIIARGIQTMKDSLKYLTRQITEEAFQIQEKLDHIVIEMNDLTSNLEGVAATTEELSANSQETAAATEEMTSTSSEIERAAHTVTENSEKGAIAAQKISQRAETIKEKVELSMQKTKALLLESKEELEKAIEEAKVVEQINVLSASIMDIAQQTNLLALNASIEAARAGEAGKGFAVVAREINHLADQSKAAVGKITEITASVNNAVANLSDNANNLLTFVSNDVANDYKHMQNVGNKYSDDAKFIEDLIIEFSATSEELLASIENMTNTIEGVSIAANESAIGTSEIATRVSEANLEADNIMEKVKETKNSSDKLKEASSIFKF is encoded by the coding sequence ATGAAATCCATACGACAAAAAATAGCACTTTATGCGTCATTACTTGTGATTCTACCAATCTTACTCACTATTATTGTAAATGTTTTTATTATAGCAAGAAATTACGAGAAAGAATTGGAAGAAAATAATATGATTTTTGTGGATTCTATAGCTAATCATATATCAGATTTTGTTTCAGAAGCCTATTCTCTTACTGAACAAGTGGCTTTAAATATAAATTCTGATCCTAAGAATCAAGAGAAAACTTTAATGAACCTTTATAATAAACATACTTATTTTGAATTACTATATATTCAAGATAGTAAGGGTATGCAGACTGCCAAAACATCCGGTCAACTAAGAAACATCTCTAACCGTTGGTGGTTTGTTAAGGCAAAGGATGAACAAGCACCTTTTGTAAGTAAATCCTACTATTCAATAGCTACCAATATGCCTGTAAGTACAATTGCCATTCCTATATATGATGATAATGAGCAATTTGCCGGTGTTATGGCTGCTGATATAAAGCTTGATGAACTCCAAAAACATATTCAAAAATATAGCGATGACAGTAAATATGCCTTTATTGTAGACGGTGAAGGAGTGGTTATAGCCCATCCAAAAACCGAACAACTATCAGAGTTATATAACTACAAAACAATGAAAAAGACTGTTTTAAAGTTAGATGAAGAGCAAAATGAAGTAACAGAGGAATTGGATATTAAGGTTCCCGAGGCTTTAAAGAATATTGTTGAAAAGGCACTTAAGGGTGAAAATGGTTTTGACACCTATACAGATATCAATGGTGACAAAGTTATCAGCGCTTATCAAACCATTACTCTGCCCGGCAGCTCTGATAATTGGGCTATAATAACAGTACAAAATAAAACTGAGGCCATGGATCTTGTATACGGCATGCAAAAAATAAATGGACTTATGGGTTTAATCTCTATTATTATTTCATTTATAATTATCTTTTTTGCCACAGGTAAAATTTCAGATCCTATAAAGAAGTCTGCAAATTATTTGGCCATAATCGCACAGGGTGATTTTACTATTGATGTGGATAAAACCCTTATGTCAAAAAAAGATGAACTAGGTATAATTGCAAGGGGCATTCAAACAATGAAGGATTCCCTTAAATATTTAACAAGGCAAATAACAGAAGAAGCATTTCAGATTCAGGAAAAGCTTGACCATATTGTAATTGAGATGAACGATTTAACATCTAACCTTGAAGGAGTTGCAGCAACAACAGAAGAACTTTCAGCCAATAGCCAGGAGACAGCCGCAGCAACAGAGGAAATGACATCGACTTCTTCCGAAATCGAAAGAGCAGCCCATACAGTTACAGAAAATTCGGAAAAGGGAGCAATTGCCGCACAAAAAATCAGCCAAAGAGCAGAAACTATAAAAGAAAAAGTAGAATTGTCCATGCAGAAGACTAAGGCACTTCTCCTTGAATCAAAAGAAGAGCTTGAAAAAGCCATTGAGGAGGCAAAAGTTGTGGAACAGATTAATGTACTCTCCGCTTCCATCATGGATATAGCTCAGCAGACTAATCTCTTAGCCCTTAATGCTTCTATTGAAGCAGCCAGAGCCGGAGAAGCAGGTAAAGGCTTTGCAGTTGTTGCTAGAGAAATTAACCATTTGGCAGACCAATCCAAGGCTGCCGTTGGCAAAATTACTGAAATAACAGCCAGTGTAAATAACGCTGTAGCTAACCTATCCGATAATGCCAATAATCTCTTAACCTTTGTATCAAATGATGTGGCCAATGATTATAAGCATATGCAAAATGTAGGTAATAAATATAGTGATGACGCTAAATTTATTGAAGATCTTATTATAGAATTTAGTGCCACCTCCGAGGAATTACTAGCTTCTATTGAAAACATGACAAACACTATAGAAGGGGTGTCAATTGCTGCCAATGAAAGCGCTATCGGAACCTCAGAGATTGCAACTAGGGTATCGGAAGCAAATCTAGAAGCTGATAATATAATGGAGAAGGTCAAAGAGACAAAAAACAGCTCTGATAAACTTAAAGAAGCCAGCTCCATATTTAAGTTTTAA
- the surE gene encoding 5'/3'-nucleotidase SurE, with the protein MRILVVNDDGVFTSGISHLAKMAAKLGEVWVVAPDQQCSAMSHRITVHGTLDIKQVDISVPGVHAYGVSGTPADCVKVGIKYLMPEKPDIVFSGINFGYNVGLDILYSGTVGAAMEALIHGVPAMAFSKEMNDNYEVVEANLLSITKELLNRPIKSNEIWNINFPSCTMSEFRGVLYDRIPAKEQFYLDKYVRMELENSNFRLTIDGVRNTAAEEGTDMRAVLDNYISVGKVANNILRS; encoded by the coding sequence ATGAGGATATTAGTTGTAAATGATGATGGAGTTTTTACCAGTGGAATAAGTCACCTGGCAAAAATGGCGGCCAAGCTTGGAGAGGTATGGGTGGTGGCACCGGATCAACAGTGCAGTGCCATGTCCCATAGAATTACGGTACATGGTACTTTAGATATTAAACAGGTCGATATTTCAGTACCCGGTGTTCATGCTTATGGGGTAAGTGGAACCCCTGCAGACTGTGTTAAGGTTGGGATAAAATATCTAATGCCAGAAAAACCAGATATTGTTTTTTCAGGTATTAATTTTGGATATAATGTGGGGCTGGATATCTTGTATTCAGGTACCGTAGGAGCCGCAATGGAGGCCTTAATCCATGGGGTACCTGCCATGGCATTCTCAAAAGAGATGAATGATAATTATGAAGTGGTGGAGGCTAACTTACTTTCTATAACAAAAGAGTTGTTAAATCGCCCCATAAAAAGTAATGAAATATGGAATATTAATTTCCCATCATGTACCATGTCAGAGTTTAGAGGAGTTTTATACGACCGTATACCGGCAAAAGAACAGTTTTATTTAGACAAGTATGTAAGAATGGAACTGGAAAATAGCAATTTTAGGCTAACAATAGATGGGGTAAGAAATACAGCTGCTGAGGAAGGAACAGATATGAGAGCAGTTTTAGATAATTATATATCAGTAGGGAAAGTGGCAAACAATATACTAAGATCTTAA
- a CDS encoding tocopherol cyclase family protein produces the protein MSYFHGINKKKGYFEGWYFRNQNDTEVISLIPAFHIDEKGKKSASIQVITNTVSDYIMYPIEDFAVSRKKLGIRIGNNIFTKEGIIVNFTTKKIEVKGALKFSKFTPLKYDIMGPFKYMPFMQCRHSVFSLSHKVTGKLRINGGVMYFNQGLGYVEGDRGIEFPRSYFWTQCSWGDQANNAIMISIADIPIANVTFKGCIAVIYYGGKEYRLATYLGVKIMKYNKNELWVQQGGYDLYVTLIDKNPHKLLAPVKGSMMRTVYESIDCKIRYRFMVNKKLIFDFIGRGSFERG, from the coding sequence ATGTCATATTTTCATGGAATCAATAAAAAGAAGGGTTATTTTGAAGGATGGTATTTTAGAAATCAAAATGATACAGAGGTTATATCACTGATACCTGCCTTTCATATAGATGAAAAAGGAAAAAAGTCAGCCTCTATCCAGGTAATAACCAATACTGTTTCTGACTATATTATGTATCCAATTGAAGATTTTGCAGTATCAAGAAAAAAGTTAGGGATACGAATAGGTAATAATATATTTACTAAGGAAGGAATTATAGTAAATTTTACTACTAAGAAAATTGAAGTAAAAGGAGCACTTAAATTTAGCAAGTTTACACCTTTAAAATACGATATTATGGGGCCTTTTAAGTATATGCCTTTTATGCAATGTCGTCATAGTGTTTTTAGCCTATCCCACAAGGTTACAGGTAAATTAAGAATAAATGGAGGGGTGATGTACTTTAATCAAGGTCTAGGCTATGTGGAGGGTGACAGAGGCATAGAATTTCCAAGGAGCTATTTTTGGACACAATGCAGTTGGGGTGATCAAGCTAATAACGCTATTATGATATCAATAGCAGATATTCCCATTGCCAATGTTACTTTTAAAGGTTGCATTGCAGTAATATATTATGGTGGTAAAGAATATCGATTGGCAACATATTTAGGAGTAAAGATTATGAAATATAATAAAAATGAGTTGTGGGTGCAACAGGGGGGATATGATCTTTATGTGACCTTAATAGATAAGAACCCACATAAATTACTGGCTCCTGTAAAAGGCTCCATGATGCGTACTGTTTATGAAAGCATTGATTGCAAAATAAGATATAGGTTCATGGTTAATAAAAAGCTGATATTTGATTTTATAGGTAGGGGGAGTTTTGAGAGGGGTTGA
- a CDS encoding Y-family DNA polymerase, which produces MSSKNRTYVAIDLKSFYASVECIERGLDPLTTNLVVADASRTEKTICLAVSPSLKAYGIPGRPRLFEVVQKVRKANAKRLLNAPNRKFTGTSYSAIELKEKPELAIDYIAAVPRMAYYMEYSTRIYNIYLKYIAPEDIHVYSIDEVFLDVTAYLNTYQMSAKELTMKIIQDVRKNTGITATAGIGTNLYLCKIAMDIVAKHIPEDENGVRIAELDERSYRQKLWTHRPLTDFWRIGKGYAKKLEEHGMYTMGDIARCSIGKANDYHNEDLLYKLFGVNAELLIDHAWGFEPCTIEHIKAYKPASNSISSGQVLQSPYDFDKAKLIVREMTDLLVLDLVDKGLVTDQMVLTIGYDIENLTNPERAKLYKGEITIDRYGRRIPKQAHGTVNLDRQTSSTRLIIDAVMDLYDRIVDKNLLVRRITIGANRLVDEKNIEKEESFEQLELFADYCALEKERQQEEELLARERKMQKAILSIKKRYGKNAILKGMNLEEGAMARKRNEQIGGHKA; this is translated from the coding sequence ATGTCAAGCAAAAACAGAACATATGTTGCAATAGACCTTAAGTCCTTTTATGCTTCCGTGGAATGTATTGAGCGTGGCCTTGATCCACTTACTACCAATCTTGTAGTAGCAGATGCAAGCAGGACTGAGAAGACTATATGTTTGGCAGTATCTCCTTCTTTAAAAGCCTATGGGATACCCGGAAGGCCTAGATTATTTGAGGTGGTGCAAAAAGTCCGTAAGGCCAATGCTAAGCGTCTGTTAAATGCGCCAAATCGAAAGTTTACAGGCACATCCTACAGCGCTATTGAACTAAAGGAAAAGCCGGAACTTGCAATTGATTATATAGCGGCTGTTCCCCGTATGGCTTATTATATGGAGTACAGCACCAGGATATATAATATATACCTAAAATATATAGCCCCGGAGGACATACACGTCTATTCCATTGACGAAGTATTTCTAGATGTTACGGCATATTTAAATACTTATCAAATGTCTGCAAAAGAGCTGACAATGAAGATAATTCAAGATGTTCGCAAAAACACTGGTATAACGGCTACGGCAGGTATCGGAACTAATCTTTATCTATGCAAAATTGCAATGGATATTGTAGCGAAACATATTCCGGAAGATGAAAATGGGGTAAGAATTGCAGAGTTAGATGAAAGGTCATACAGACAGAAGTTGTGGACACATCGTCCATTGACAGATTTTTGGCGGATAGGTAAAGGTTATGCTAAAAAGTTAGAAGAACATGGTATGTATACCATGGGTGATATTGCCCGTTGCTCAATTGGAAAGGCAAATGACTATCATAATGAGGATCTTTTATACAAACTTTTTGGAGTTAATGCAGAACTTTTAATAGATCATGCATGGGGCTTTGAGCCATGTACCATAGAGCATATAAAGGCATATAAGCCTGCCAGTAACAGTATTAGTTCCGGTCAAGTGCTACAAAGTCCATATGATTTTGACAAAGCCAAATTGATAGTCCGCGAAATGACAGACTTATTGGTACTGGATCTTGTGGATAAAGGTCTGGTAACAGACCAGATGGTGTTGACAATCGGATATGATATTGAGAATCTAACTAATCCTGAAAGGGCAAAGTTATATAAAGGAGAAATAACTATAGATAGATATGGCAGGCGCATTCCAAAACAGGCCCATGGAACTGTCAATCTTGATAGGCAGACTTCATCAACACGGTTAATTATAGATGCAGTTATGGATTTATATGATCGTATTGTTGACAAAAATCTCTTAGTAAGAAGGATTACCATCGGAGCTAACCGTCTTGTAGATGAAAAAAACATAGAAAAAGAAGAAAGCTTTGAGCAATTAGAGCTATTTGCAGATTACTGTGCCTTGGAGAAAGAAAGGCAGCAGGAAGAAGAGTTACTGGCCAGGGAAAGGAAGATGCAAAAGGCAATACTTAGTATAAAAAAGCGCTATGGTAAAAATGCCATTCTTAAGGGTATGAATCTAGAAGAAGGGGCTATGGCAAGGAAAAGAAATGAACAGATTGGTGGTCATAAAGCATAG
- a CDS encoding HAD family hydrolase, giving the protein MIIFDLDGVILDSEPLHENAKRRILKEHGIDENLDLSFSVGQPNKLLWSNMIERFGINKSEEELERSQYNYILEEVKEKKIQTSRGLLRLLQWLKNQGIKIGLASSSDRHYVDAILKHYNLYDYFAYIVAGDEVARKKPEPDVYIKVLDQAKLNPDEAIAIEDTFAGSRAALSAGLKCIGYQNPTSGNQDLSPCFVKIDNLSQINKIIAGYMEGPSC; this is encoded by the coding sequence ATGATAATATTTGATCTAGATGGTGTCATCTTAGACAGCGAGCCCCTTCATGAAAATGCCAAAAGAAGAATTTTAAAAGAACATGGCATTGATGAAAATTTAGACTTATCCTTTTCCGTGGGACAACCAAATAAACTACTATGGAGCAATATGATTGAACGGTTTGGAATAAATAAATCTGAAGAGGAATTAGAAAGAAGTCAATATAACTATATATTAGAAGAAGTAAAAGAAAAGAAAATCCAAACCAGCAGGGGTCTATTAAGGCTTTTACAATGGCTAAAAAACCAAGGAATAAAAATTGGCCTTGCCTCATCCTCTGACCGCCACTATGTAGATGCCATCCTTAAACATTACAATTTATACGATTATTTTGCATATATAGTTGCCGGTGATGAAGTAGCCAGAAAAAAACCCGAACCGGATGTTTATATAAAGGTATTAGATCAGGCCAAATTAAATCCAGATGAAGCAATAGCCATTGAAGATACCTTTGCTGGAAGCAGGGCAGCCCTTAGTGCAGGTTTAAAATGCATCGGATATCAAAATCCCACATCCGGCAATCAAGATTTATCCCCTTGTTTTGTAAAGATAGACAATCTAAGTCAGATAAATAAAATTATTGCCGGCTACATGGAGGGTCCTAGTTGTTAA
- a CDS encoding MgtC/SapB family protein, with the protein MSPFVTLLRIILSIFCGGLIGLEREDKRRPAGFRTHVLVCLGSSIIMILSEHVFRSYNHEFGTSSDPLRLGAQVISGIGFLGAGTIMRYGTNIKGLTTAASLWTVAAIGLSLGSGYYFLGISSSITVYIILVVFNKVEKKWRMKKHSFNTYEINIKMKNNAETLGKVNLIFHKYKAKILEMKFESEELEQLNDDDDIPITLFVIFRTLSGLDLSDLTQDINHLDGIISVERF; encoded by the coding sequence TTGAGTCCATTTGTTACTTTATTACGAATAATATTGTCTATTTTTTGCGGAGGCCTTATTGGTTTGGAAAGGGAAGATAAGCGCCGTCCTGCCGGTTTTAGGACTCATGTACTGGTTTGTCTCGGTTCTTCTATTATAATGATTTTATCGGAACATGTATTTCGTTCTTATAATCATGAATTCGGCACAAGCAGCGATCCTTTACGGCTAGGAGCTCAAGTAATTAGCGGAATAGGTTTTTTAGGTGCCGGTACAATTATGCGATATGGCACTAATATTAAAGGATTAACAACCGCTGCCAGCCTATGGACGGTTGCTGCCATAGGTTTATCTTTAGGAAGCGGTTATTACTTTTTGGGAATATCTTCATCAATTACTGTTTATATTATTCTAGTTGTTTTTAATAAGGTCGAAAAAAAATGGAGAATGAAGAAGCATTCATTTAACACCTATGAAATAAATATAAAGATGAAAAATAATGCTGAAACATTGGGAAAAGTCAATTTAATATTCCATAAGTATAAGGCTAAAATATTGGAGATGAAATTCGAAAGCGAAGAATTAGAACAGTTAAATGATGATGATGATATACCTATTACTTTATTTGTAATCTTTCGAACATTATCGGGTTTAGATCTTAGTGACCTTACACAAGATATTAACCACTTAGACGGGATTATTAGTGTAGAACGTTTTTAA
- a CDS encoding glycerophosphodiester phosphodiesterase: MWNQSKNNILVFGHRGLKAFYPENTMISFQKALEAGVDGIELDINMTKDGHLVIIHDTSVDRTTNGSGLVQNHTLRELKELDAGSHFSWEFKNEKIPTFEEFLDLVKYKDILLNVEIKDYRESVVDKTISMLEEYHLSDKYVITSFCADITTYAHEKYKVKTQGFPQWLVKNYKDDTNTHYYSVGIAMKYLTKELCDQYSSMNIDPWCYAPDNEEQVYKAIESGISLVTVNNPYPALKILKEKNLHS, translated from the coding sequence ATGTGGAATCAATCTAAAAATAATATTCTTGTTTTTGGTCATAGGGGTTTAAAAGCTTTTTACCCTGAAAACACCATGATTTCATTTCAAAAAGCACTTGAAGCAGGTGTCGATGGCATTGAACTGGACATTAACATGACAAAAGACGGCCATCTAGTTATTATTCATGATACCAGTGTTGACAGAACCACCAACGGTTCAGGTTTAGTACAAAATCATACATTAAGGGAATTAAAAGAACTAGATGCAGGAAGTCATTTTTCATGGGAATTTAAAAACGAAAAAATTCCAACCTTTGAAGAATTTTTAGATCTGGTTAAATATAAAGATATATTATTAAATGTGGAAATTAAGGATTACAGAGAATCTGTGGTTGATAAAACCATAAGTATGCTTGAAGAATATCATCTTTCTGATAAATATGTTATTACCAGTTTTTGCGCCGATATTACAACTTATGCCCATGAAAAATACAAGGTTAAAACCCAAGGCTTTCCCCAGTGGCTGGTAAAAAACTATAAGGATGATACAAATACACACTACTATTCAGTGGGCATTGCTATGAAGTATTTAACTAAAGAATTATGTGATCAGTATAGCAGCATGAATATAGACCCTTGGTGCTATGCTCCCGATAATGAAGAGCAGGTTTATAAAGCTATAGAATCTGGCATATCCCTGGTTACTGTAAACAATCCTTATCCCGCACTTAAAATTCTAAAAGAAAAAAATCTGCATAGTTAA
- a CDS encoding zinc-binding dehydrogenase — MPAPQYFWIPKCQQRGYGCSKHAVDRASISNEDIVVISGTGTLGLGMVSYARMKNPKALIALDMIDSRLDKALEFGADYAWNPSKIDVVEEIMKMTEGYGCDVYIEATGHPSSVTQGLSMIRKLGRFVEFSVFSEPTTVDWSIIGDRKELDVLGAHLSPYAYPFVIEHIAKGTLKTDGIVTRMLPIEEWEKAFDLAGGKEGDLKVAIKF; from the coding sequence GTGCCAGCCCCACAATATTTTTGGATTCCAAAATGCCAACAACGGGGGTATGGCTGCTCTAAACATGCCGTTGATCGAGCTAGTATTAGCAATGAAGATATTGTAGTAATCTCAGGTACCGGTACCCTAGGACTTGGTATGGTATCCTACGCCCGAATGAAAAATCCCAAAGCCTTAATTGCACTAGATATGATTGATTCCCGTCTTGATAAAGCCTTAGAATTCGGTGCTGATTATGCATGGAATCCTTCAAAAATAGATGTGGTTGAAGAAATAATGAAGATGACAGAGGGTTATGGCTGTGATGTATATATTGAAGCTACCGGACATCCATCCAGTGTAACCCAAGGCCTGTCCATGATTAGAAAATTAGGACGTTTTGTGGAGTTTAGCGTCTTTTCTGAACCTACCACAGTAGATTGGTCTATAATCGGAGACCGCAAAGAGCTTGATGTGTTAGGTGCCCATTTGAGTCCTTATGCATATCCATTTGTTATTGAACATATTGCCAAAGGCACACTGAAAACCGATGGTATTGTAACAAGGATGCTTCCTATTGAAGAATGGGAAAAAGCCTTTGACTTAGCAGGCGGAAAAGAAGGAGATTTAAAGGTAGCAATAAAATTCTAG
- a CDS encoding alcohol dehydrogenase catalytic domain-containing protein: MSNIPKTMKALVAYSKDDYRLELDYPTPQCGPDDIIIKTEACGVCAGDVKCSHGAAMFWGDELQPSWVKAPFIPGHEFFGRVAEVGENVKDYKVGDRIIADQIVPCGECRFCKTGHYWMCQPHNIFGFQNANNGGMAALNMPLIELVLAMKIL; this comes from the coding sequence ATGAGTAATATACCTAAAACTATGAAGGCATTAGTAGCATACTCTAAAGATGATTACCGTTTGGAACTTGACTACCCCACTCCCCAATGTGGTCCCGATGATATTATTATTAAAACCGAGGCCTGTGGCGTTTGTGCCGGTGATGTAAAATGTAGCCATGGAGCAGCAATGTTCTGGGGAGATGAACTTCAACCCTCTTGGGTAAAAGCTCCCTTTATCCCGGGCCATGAATTTTTCGGCCGTGTGGCAGAAGTGGGGGAGAATGTTAAGGATTATAAAGTAGGGGACCGTATTATTGCAGATCAAATCGTGCCCTGTGGAGAATGTCGTTTTTGTAAAACAGGACATTATTGGATGTGCCAGCCCCACAATATTTTTGGATTCCAAAATGCCAACAACGGGGGTATGGCTGCTCTAAACATGCCGTTGATCGAGCTAGTATTAGCAATGAAGATATTGTAG
- a CDS encoding FAD-dependent oxidoreductase — protein sequence MTMIQKNYSYDVAVIGGGPSGLAAALAAARHGSKVVIIERNDYLGGNAVTGLPFLGFLDKHGRQVTGGIAQEMIDTLSEMGMSPGHNRCPLHNSVTIFHPDMFKIVAMEKCEQEGIHVLLHCELVDVTVTDKRITNVTVMGKGIRINIEANVFIDGTGDGDLAYLAGCSYEKGQEDSGVMQPPTLMFSLNGFDEEKFFKYLDEHPEDLQPAESMQVSQGYDTTYFRSHKSYVFLGLRNLLSRLRAEGKNPLTRDTLIYINSVNPGQIYVNTTRIHNFDGTDPEEITRGTKESMKQIMQIIKLLNEEVPGFENCYISSIIPTLGVRETRRFLGKKRLTKDDVENLRIPADTIALGSYKVDIHSGLNDTTILTDLEGPYGIPLGCLISSEVDSLLFSGRHISMDAYALGSVRVMPTCMAIGEAAGVCAALAVKRGISPAQVPDQDVVELLKEDNAILSI from the coding sequence TTGACTATGATTCAAAAAAATTACAGCTATGATGTTGCAGTTATTGGAGGAGGTCCTTCCGGCCTAGCTGCTGCTCTGGCCGCAGCTAGGCACGGTTCAAAAGTAGTTATTATAGAACGCAATGATTATTTAGGAGGAAATGCTGTTACCGGGTTACCTTTCTTAGGCTTTCTAGACAAACATGGTCGTCAAGTAACTGGAGGTATCGCCCAAGAAATGATTGATACCTTATCAGAAATGGGTATGAGTCCGGGACATAATCGTTGCCCCCTACACAACTCTGTTACAATCTTCCACCCTGATATGTTTAAGATTGTAGCCATGGAAAAATGCGAACAGGAAGGTATTCACGTTCTTCTTCATTGCGAATTAGTGGACGTAACCGTTACCGATAAACGTATTACAAATGTAACCGTCATGGGTAAGGGAATTCGTATCAATATTGAAGCAAATGTATTTATTGACGGAACAGGTGATGGGGATTTAGCATACCTTGCCGGCTGTAGCTATGAAAAAGGACAAGAAGATTCAGGAGTTATGCAGCCTCCTACCCTAATGTTTTCTTTAAATGGTTTTGATGAAGAAAAGTTTTTTAAATATTTAGATGAACACCCAGAAGATTTACAACCCGCCGAATCTATGCAGGTTTCACAAGGATATGATACTACATATTTTAGAAGCCATAAAAGTTATGTGTTTCTAGGGCTAAGAAACCTTTTATCCCGCCTAAGAGCCGAAGGCAAAAATCCTCTTACCAGAGATACCTTAATTTATATTAACTCTGTTAATCCGGGACAAATTTATGTTAATACAACCAGAATTCACAATTTTGACGGAACCGATCCCGAAGAAATTACCCGTGGAACCAAAGAAAGTATGAAACAAATCATGCAAATTATAAAACTTCTAAATGAAGAGGTTCCCGGATTTGAAAATTGCTATATTTCATCTATTATTCCGACCCTGGGTGTCCGTGAAACTCGCCGCTTCTTAGGTAAAAAACGTCTTACCAAAGATGACGTAGAGAATTTACGTATCCCTGCCGACACCATTGCCTTAGGTTCATATAAAGTTGATATTCACAGTGGATTAAATGATACTACCATACTTACTGATTTAGAAGGCCCTTATGGTATTCCTCTTGGCTGCCTTATTAGCAGTGAAGTAGATTCTCTGCTTTTTAGCGGCCGTCATATTTCCATGGATGCATATGCTCTCGGAAGTGTGCGGGTTATGCCCACATGTATGGCAATCGGTGAAGCCGCCGGTGTATGTGCAGCTTTAGCAGTAAAGCGGGGTATATCACCTGCCCAGGTACCTGATCAAGATGTGGTGGAACTTTTAAAAGAAGATAATGCAATACTCTCTATATAA